In Methanococcus voltae PS, the genomic stretch TCTTCAATGTTATTTAGTCGTCTACTTTGAACTTCAATCATTTTTATACAATTTAATTTCTTTAAAGCTTTTTTATAATTTTCAAAAGGTATTTTGCCATCCCCTATATTTAAATGTTCATCAAAATCCCCGTTATTGTCGTGAATATGAACGTGTTTTATACGATTAAATATTTTCTCGTCACTATGTAAGAATTCGTCTATGTTATCATTCAAATAAGAGTGCCCTATATCAAAAGTTATGCCAACATCTCCAAAACTATCGATAACATCTGAATCAGGTGTCTTAAAAAGCATCATTTCATAGTTTGGCATATTTTCAATTGTAAGTTGTACGGAATGTTCGCTTTGCAACTTATTCATATCTTCAATAGTTTTTAAGAATGATTCAACCGCTCTGGGTCGCATACTGTCAAAAACGTTATAACCAGGATGCAAAACAATAACTCTTGCATTTGTCTTGTCTGCTACTTTTATGAGATGCTCAATTATATCAACGTTAACTTTCCTTAATTTCTCATATTTGGAAGCTAAATTCATATCTTCGAGCGGACAATGGATTGTATATTCTAAATTATAAGATAGAGGAAGTTCAGGGTTTTTAAAAACCCCTATATCGCTATCGCTAACTAATTCTACGTAATTAACCCTTTTTTCAAGAAATTCCAAAGCTTCATCTAGTGTATACTTGGTCTCGTGAAATAAACTTGAAGATACGCCTATCATAATTGCCCCCCCTTAAAATTACTCAATTATTATTATTATTATTATTATTATTATGAATTATTTAATGAATTTAACGTACTAAAGTGTCTAAAATATCATTATCTGTTAAATTTTCGATATTATAGTACTCTATCCCGTATTTTTTAGCAATTTTCTCCCCAATACCAATTTTTACAAAAGATTTTTTCTCGGTATCGATAAATATTAAATTAATACTTCTTTCAAGTAATTTTTCAACGATTTCACAAATTTCCAAGAAATAATTTTTGTTTATATTTACATTAGGCTTAAAATCACTAATCATTACTAAAATGGGTATCATATTTGGATTTTTACGCATTTCTATTTCAAAAGTTTCGTAAGCTTTTGTAAAAGCGTCGTAAAGTGGGGTTCTACCGCCTGTTTTTAACCCAATAAGGTTAGCCTCTGCAAGTTCTACCGAGCTGGTAAATGGAACTACAAGTTCGGCTTTATCTTTTCTAAATGCAACCATAGAAACTTTATCCCTATTTTGATAGGCATCCATCAATAAAGATACAATAGCACCTTTTGAAGCCTCCATACGTTTCAAAACTCCCATTGACCCACTTGCATCGACTCCAAACATTATATGTGTCGAAATATTTTTTTTCTTAACCTTATATTTCATATCTTCTGATTCGATGTACAGTGAAAGATTTTTAGCACTATTTTCTCGTCTAAATTTTTGATATGGTGCTGAAGCTTTTATTGTAGCATCAAAAGCTATATCGTTATTCGAATTAGATTTATATTTTACATAGCTACCTTTAGAACTGTAGCTACTAACTCTTTTACCGCTAGAATACCGTTCTATTCTATCATTTAATTTTATATCCAGTATTTTTGGATTAATTTTGCCTGAAGCTCCAAATTGTTCCTCAAAAATATTATTTGAAGTATTCTGATTATTGGAATTTTCATTATTGTTATTATCTTCGTTTTCTTCATCTTCAGTTTCTGAATTTTCATCCATATTTTGATTTTGAGGAATTTCAAAACTATTATTTTCTTCCAAATTATCATTATTGGTATCATTATTTTCGTTTTCTTCTTCGTTTTCTTCGTTTTCTTGAATTTCAGGCTCATCTAGTTTTTTGAATCTTCTTCACTATTATTTTCGTTGTTTTCGTTTTCATCTTGATTTTTATCTTCATTATCTTCGTTTTCAAAATCATCGAAAAATTGCTCTAATTTTTCATTATTTAATGTAGGCGGGTCAAATGGTTTTCTTCTCATCCTGTGTGGTAATGCAAGCTCGCAAGCCTCTTTTATATCATCTATTATAACATAATCACGCTGGTTTAGTGCTGCAATCGTTTTTGCAGTCCTTGCAACTGTAATATCCGCCCTATTTGTAGGGATATTCATTTCAATACATATCTGGGAGATAAATTCAAGCAAATCATTTTCAATTTTAACGGTTGGTAAAATTTTCCTAGCATTACCTATTTGCTCTCTTAAAAGGTTTTGTTCTTTTGAATATTCTTCTAAAATTATTTTGGGGTTTAAATTAAACTCTTCAACCTTTTTAATCACATTTACTCTTTTTTTAACGTCCATTAAGCCATCAACATTAACCATTAATCCGAATCTATCCAATATCTGGGGTCGTAATTCCCCTTCTTCTGGGTTCATAGTACCTACTAATATAAATTTAGACGGGTGTCTTATATTTATACCCTCTCTTTCAATAGTATTCCAACCCATAGCTGCTGCGTCAAGTAATATATCTACTATGTGGTCATCTAAAAGGTTTACTTCATCCAAATATAATATATTCCTGTTTGCGTCTGCCAAAATACCTTTATCCAATGATTTGATACCTTCTTTTATTGCTTTCTCTATATCAATTGTACCAATTACTCTGTCTTCAGTACTGCCTATGGGCAACGTAACAACTTTCATTTCCTTAAATGTCGTCTTATAAGGCTTATTTTTTGATAAACACTCATCGCACATGTTACCATTTGGGTCACAACTAAATATACAACCGTCCATGACTTCCATTTTAGGTAATATATCAGTTAAAGACCTAACGGTTGTTGATTTTGCAGTTCCTTTTTCACCTCTTATCAAAACGCCACCTATTGAGGGGTTTATAGCATTTAAAAGTAGCGCTTTTTTCATCTCTTCTTGTCCTTCTATTGCAGTGAATGGGAAATGGAAATTTTTTGCCATTTGATTCTCCTCCATGCTGTTGGTAAACTTTTTAGTATTAAAATTAGGGTAAATACCGTAAATACGGTAATTATTGTAAATTATTTTAAATAGTAATTATATGACCTATTATATAAATTTAACATAAGTTTAATAAAAATAAAATTTACTTTAATATGACATACAAAAATACGATGGGTTAAAAAATAAAATAAGCAATAAAAATAAAAATAAAATTAGAAAATAGGAAATGATGTATAAAAAAACTAATATAGGAGGTTATAATTATAACTAGTAACTAATTACTGGATTTTTTGTAAATTACCGTTTAAAAATTCTTTTAAACTGTTTTCTACATCCAAATCGTTTGCTCTATACAAACTTGTTTTTCCATCTAAAGCAGTTAAACTTCTTTGACCCATGTTTATAAATAAAATAGCGTCAGGATTTTCTACCATTAATGATTGTACAGTACTACCGTGTCCTGAATGACTACCGTCACCACAAGGGACATTTTCTAACTTTTTAGAGTTTACTACTTCGTTATTTTCGTTAATTTCATATATCATAAAGTATTCTGATTTTCCAAAGTGTTCTGAAACTTTTTCGTTTATAATAGGGATTGCTAATTTCATTTTTTCACCGATTTTTAATTTAAATAAATAATATGTAGTAATTAAATATGATTAAGAATAATTAAATAGTAATTAGTAAGTAATAACTAATAATTAGTAATTATTAAGTAAATAATTACTTTAAAGTAGAGAAATTCAAAAAATTAAAATCTTCTTCCGAAACCTCTACCCATACCAGCTCCCCTGCCCGGTTTATTAAAACCTTGACCTGCTCCACATCTTCTTCCAAAACTGCGGTTACCCATTGCATTATTGAAATTTCGACCGTAAAATCCTCTTGCGTCGATTATTTCGCTATCGTCCATAATTTCGTTGCTTTCTACGTTTTCAGTATTTTCCGTAGTTTTAGTAGCAAATTTTTCCTTAATTTCATCAATGGTCATACCCATCGCAAGTAATCTTCTAACACCCAATCCTCTCTCTGAAGATTCAATGCCTAATTTGTCACATATGCAGTTTCTATGCAATCTAAAGTCCATATTTTCACCAATGCTGCTCAATTTTATAATGTATTTAGTAAATAAATCTAATATTTATTTTACACATATGTGTGAAATATAATATATTTCTCATTACATATAAGTTTTACCATATTATCTCAAAATTCAAAAAAAATAAATTTAAGAGATTTTAAAATATTTAAAGGATTTTAAAATAATTACACTTAATTAATTTAAAATAATTAAGTTACTTTAAATTTTTATTTATTATTAGTTAGTGGATTTTTGATATTAACTCATTCCACGCTTTGGTTATCGCAAGCCCTGCATCGCTTTTTTTATAAGCTACGATAGGTGTTTCATTTTGTATTGATTCGCTTACCAATTTATCAAAGGGTATTTTTCCAATAACTACTATATCAGTTTTAGAATCCATAATTTTAATATATTGCTCTATTTCAGTTGTTTTTTCTTCATTTAAGTCATATTTATTAATAATTACATAACAAGGCATATCAAAAAATTTAATCAATTCCAAAACCCTTTTTAAATCATTTAAACCTGATTGCGTAGGTTCAGTTACAACAATGGCATAATCACAGCCCGTTAATGAAGCAATAACCACACAGCCGATTCCCGGCGAACCATCGATTAGTAGGTAGGGGAAATTGGAATCTATATTGTAACTTTCTGCCATTTGTCTAACTTCCGTTACAACTTTACCTGCACCATCTGCACCTATTTTTAAATTAGCATATGATAAATATCCATTTTCAATTTTAGAGCCATTGATGTGTCCTGTTAATTCGTCATTTAAAGATATTGCATTTACGGGGCAAATGTAATCACAAAATCCGCAACCTTCACAATCCAACTCGTTAATAAAAACTAAATCATCTTTTATAGTTATTGCATTAAACCTACACTTTTCGTAGCATAATTTACAGTTGGTACAAATATTGTAATCTATGGTAGCTAGTTTTGAGCCGTAATATTCTTTTTGTTCAATTAATTCATTCTTAAACATTAAATGAAGATTGGGAGCTTCTACATCACAATCTGCAATATTTAATTTGTTATATTTGTTAGCCATAAGTCTTGCAAAAGATGAAGAAATTGTTGTTTTGCCAGTTCCTCCTTTTCCACTTAGAACTACTATTTTCTTCATAAATTTAACCTCCTTTTGAGGTTTGAGAAAATTATATCCATGTTTTTAGTAAATAAATTTGATTCTTTGTGATTGGTAATTTCTACTAAAAGATTTCCTTTTGAATAATTTTTGGCAATTTCTTTTGAAAAAGGAATTTTCCCAATAATCTCAATATCTTTAGTTTTGCAGTAATCTTCGATTATAGTATCGTATTCGTTAGATTTATTTATTATTACGCCGTAGGGTATTTTTAAATAGTCTAAAACGCTTACTGCTATATCTAAATCGTGTAATCCGAATTTTGTAGGCTCAGTGATTAAAAGTGAAAAATCCGAATCTTTTACTGTGTTTAAAACGTTGCAAGAGCTACCTGGAGGTGCATCTAATATATTTATAACATTTGAATTTGAATTTGAATTACTATTTAAATCCATGATTTTTTTCATCCTTTTAATTATTGGAACTCCTGTAGGCTCTTGTATATTTAAAAAACCACTGGTGGATTTTAGATTAGCTTTTTTCGAGTAACCCATTTTAATTTCGCCAATAGGTCTCGAAACTTCACTAATTGCATTTACAGGGCATACTTCATAACAAAGTCCACAATCATGACATAATTTCTCAAAAACCATTACTTTGTTTTTGGTAACTGCTAAAGCGTTAAAATTGCAGTATTTTGCACAATCTCCACATTTTGTACATAAATTTTCATCCACTTCAGGCATTTTTGAGGTTACAGTTTCGTTTTTTTCAATCTCAGGATTTAGGAATATAAAACCGTTGGGCTCTTCGATATCAAAATCCCAATATTGCACATTATAGTTTTTTAAAGCCATGTAATAGCTTAAATTAGTGGAAATAGTTGTTTTGCCAGTTCCTCCTTTTCCACTTAGTATTGAAATTTTCATGATTTCACAAGTTTCAGGTTTAATTGATTATTTGATTACTTTATTAGATTATTAAGTTATTAAGTTATTAAGTTATTAAATTATTAAATTATTAAGCATTTTAGTTTTTATTAATTATTTGATTAATTCATTCCCTGATGAGGCATTCCTGCTTTTTTTATTTCATTTAAATCATTTTCTTCAAATTTAACGATGTTATCTTGAACTGTACTTTCAGTACCTTTTAATACTTTAATACCTTCTGATTCAAGAACTGATTTAGCATTTGGACCGATATTGCCACTTATTAAAACTTCTGCCTTTTTTTCGATTATTAATTGTGCTGAACCAATACCTGCGCCATGTGCTGATGATGTGTTGTTATTATCAATTGCTTCAAATTCTTTAGTGGTTGTATCGTAAATTATAAAATACGAACTTCTTCCAAATCTTTGTTCAAAATTGCTGTTTAACTCTTTTCCAGTACTTGTAATACATATTTTCATAATATCACTCCGTTTCCCATTTTTATTTTTAGTATTATTTTCAGTTTTTAATCTGTAAATTGTCATATATATAATTATGCACATATGTGCAAAATAGATTTTATTTTAATGTTATTATTATATCTTGATTTAATGCCAAAAAATTATAAATTATAAATTATAGATTATAGAATATAGATTATAGAATATAGATTATAAAAAATAAGGATATTAAACTTATAAAAAAATAATAAAAATAATAAAAATAAAAAAAGAAAGAAACTTTTTTTAAAAGTTTCATCAACTTACTTACTCCACTAAAACCGGTTTGTCATTTGTCCAACGAACAGTTATTGGTTCTTTTGGCATTTCATTTAATGTTTTAAAGTATTCTAAAGCTGCTTGTGTTCCATATCTGTCAGAACCTGCGATATAAATCACATAGTGACTTGCCACAATCTTTGAACTAACGTCTTGGACTTTTAAAACTTGAATAACTCCAGTATTTTTCCCAGGAT encodes the following:
- a CDS encoding VWA domain-containing protein, producing MEENNSFEIPQNQNMDENSETEDEENEDNNNNENSNNQNTSNNIFEEQFGASGKINPKILDIKLNDRIERYSSGKRVSSYSSKGSYVKYKSNSNNDIAFDATIKASAPYQKFRRENSAKNLSLYIESEDMKYKVKKKNISTHIMFGVDASGSMGVLKRMEASKGAIVSLLMDAYQNRDKVSMVAFRKDKAELVVPFTSSVELAEANLIGLKTGGRTPLYDAFTKAYETFEIEMRKNPNMIPILVMISDFKPNVNINKNYFLEICEIVEKLLERSINLIFIDTEKKSFVKIGIGEKIAKKYGIEYYNIENLTDNDILDTLVR
- a CDS encoding ATP-binding protein codes for the protein MKKIVVLSGKGGTGKTTISSSFARLMANKYNKLNIADCDVEAPNLHLMFKNELIEQKEYYGSKLATIDYNICTNCKLCYEKCRFNAITIKDDLVFINELDCEGCGFCDYICPVNAISLNDELTGHINGSKIENGYLSYANLKIGADGAGKVVTEVRQMAESYNIDSNFPYLLIDGSPGIGCVVIASLTGCDYAIVVTEPTQSGLNDLKRVLELIKFFDMPCYVIINKYDLNEEKTTEIEQYIKIMDSKTDIVVIGKIPFDKLVSESIQNETPIVAYKKSDAGLAITKAWNELISKIH
- a CDS encoding NifB/NifX family molybdenum-iron cluster-binding protein, with product MKICITSTGKELNSNFEQRFGRSSYFIIYDTTTKEFEAIDNNNTSSAHGAGIGSAQLIIEKKAEVLISGNIGPNAKSVLESEGIKVLKGTESTVQDNIVKFEENDLNEIKKAGMPHQGMN
- a CDS encoding ATP-binding protein; translation: MAKNFHFPFTAIEGQEEMKKALLLNAINPSIGGVLIRGEKGTAKSTTVRSLTDILPKMEVMDGCIFSCDPNGNMCDECLSKNKPYKTTFKEMKVVTLPIGSTEDRVIGTIDIEKAIKEGIKSLDKGILADANRNILYLDEVNLLDDHIVDILLDAAAMGWNTIEREGINIRHPSKFILVGTMNPEEGELRPQILDRFGLMVNVDGLMDVKKRVNVIKKVEEFNLNPKIILEEYSKEQNLLREQIGNARKILPTVKIENDLLEFISQICIEMNIPTNRADITVARTAKTIAALNQRDYVIIDDIKEACELALPHRMRRKPFDPPTLNNEKLEQFFDDFENEDNEDKNQDENENNENNSEEDSKN
- a CDS encoding sugar phosphate isomerase/epimerase family protein, with the protein product MIGVSSSLFHETKYTLDEALEFLEKRVNYVELVSDSDIGVFKNPELPLSYNLEYTIHCPLEDMNLASKYEKLRKVNVDIIEHLIKVADKTNARVIVLHPGYNVFDSMRPRAVESFLKTIEDMNKLQSEHSVQLTIENMPNYEMMLFKTPDSDVIDSFGDVGITFDIGHSYLNDNIDEFLHSDEKIFNRIKHVHIHDNNGDFDEHLNIGDGKIPFENYKKALKKLNCIKMIEVQSRRLNNIEEIDKSIFELKKLLE
- a CDS encoding nucleotide-binding protein; the encoded protein is MKISILSGKGGTGKTTISTNLSYYMALKNYNVQYWDFDIEEPNGFIFLNPEIEKNETVTSKMPEVDENLCTKCGDCAKYCNFNALAVTKNKVMVFEKLCHDCGLCYEVCPVNAISEVSRPIGEIKMGYSKKANLKSTSGFLNIQEPTGVPIIKRMKKIMDLNSNSNSNSNVINILDAPPGSSCNVLNTVKDSDFSLLITEPTKFGLHDLDIAVSVLDYLKIPYGVIINKSNEYDTIIEDYCKTKDIEIIGKIPFSKEIAKNYSKGNLLVEITNHKESNLFTKNMDIIFSNLKRRLNL
- a CDS encoding NifB/NifX family molybdenum-iron cluster-binding protein, with the protein product MKLAIPIINEKVSEHFGKSEYFMIYEINENNEVVNSKKLENVPCGDGSHSGHGSTVQSLMVENPDAILFINMGQRSLTALDGKTSLYRANDLDVENSLKEFLNGNLQKIQ